TACCGCAAGGCCTACCAGAACCTTGCCAAAGGCCTATGCACACAGAACAACCACCAGGTGGTATCCCAGGTCTGTGGGAGCGGCTGGCCCTTGGAGCCCGAACATGTTCGTGACCAGTTCAATGACTGGGCCAAGGAGGAGCGAGCGAATCACCAGAAGGCCCACCCCGGATACAAGTTCACGCCGTCAAAACCGAGACCCAAGGCGAGGGAAGAAGATGAGTCCGATCAGGGCGATTTGGACGACATGGAATGGGGCCGCAGCCGAGCAGGCTCAAGGGGCAGGCAGCTGAGGAAGCCAGCACACGGCAGAAACGAGGCGCCTGCATCCATCTTCCACAACTACCCACCGCTTCAGACAAGCCCGATGGGTCTTGGCGTGCAAACGCAGTCCATGTACCACTACAGCAACCCAGGAAAGCCTCTGCCAGCGCCATATAGCCAGACTGGCCTCGGAGGTGGTCAATATTACCAGCAAAGTGTTCATCAGCGTCAGGACGCAACCGGCTTCGTTGAGGACGTGCTCATCCGAAAGACGCCATCACCAGCGATGGGCTATGCTGCGCCGTCGATGGACAACCGTTACGACGGCATGGGTCAGTATGGACCCATGTCGCATCATGACGGCCTAGAGCCCATGATTGATCCGGGTTTGATGGGACACGGAGGACAACCGTATGGAGACCCGTATGGCGATCCCATGCTGGAGCCGAGATGGACGAACCCTCTCGGTTTCGGCGACGGGAGACAGGATCTCCTCGACGGTCTATCTGGGTACGATGATAACCTCATGCATGACCCCCAGTTACAGATCTTGAGGGGGCAGGAAAGTAGCTGGAGAGTGGAGGAGCTTGAGGGCAGCCACTTCAACAATTGGATAGACCCAGAGTGAGCGAGTTCCAAGGCGGCTTGAAATCCGCTTTGCTCCGTCTTCTGTTCTGATCTGATTTTGGTAAGTATGGGCGTCAGGAATATTGGGTATCTTAGAACGTCGGCGGAGTTCTCCTTCCTCATGTTATTTTGTTGAGACTGGAGATAAAGGCACCGTTGAAAGCGGACGGACCAACGGCCATTCGGAAGGGTGAAATGGCAAGCATGACGAAGCAGAAATGCCATCTTGTACGGCGcgggggaaaagaaaaataGAAGCCATATGCCCTCGCTTGTAAGAACAGGTTCGCCTAGACAAAATCAGTCGATTCAGCCTGGAGATATGCACTATCGGTGATAGTTGATGCTTGAGTGGTGATGGTTGATGATGTCTAGCTGGCTGTTGGCTGCGAACAGACAGACAAGGTTGTAGCGAGACGACACGCGAGAATAGAAGCTAACTGGGGGGACAGTGCTATTTGGCTTGAGGTGAAACGAGTTGTGATGCTGGCGACGAGTGATTGAATCTCACCTGTTATGTTCTGCTGTCATGCCCTAGAGGGTGAGGCGACGTTGAATAATAGGCTCTGTTGGCGCTTTGACACTTGCATCGATGTCCAACATCCCGCCATACATAATAGCTACCTATGCTCACGTATGCATATTTAGAGTGATACTTATATGCATTTAAGGAGGCGAAGACACCTCGCTTGAGACACATGAGTGCTTACGAGGTTCGGCCATAGCTTTAGTGACAGACGACAACCCCCGCCAAAAGCAATCAGCTCCTGTGGTGAAGGAAGTACCTACCTTGCGATTGAGCCGCTTCATCACCAAAACCCTCGACCGACAAGGAGACGATTTGCGCCCGGTATTGGAAACATCCTCTCATTCAAAATCGCAATATGACCTGGATTTCACGCTCCATCACGGCCATTGGCCTTTTGCTGCTCGGTCACGCGTAAGTTCAGCCATCCGCCATAGTGATGACTGCGCTAATATATGGGTGAAAACCTAGCTGCTACTCGGCACAAGAGCATTCCGCGTTGCAATCCTTCCGGGCTGCGTCACCCTTGGCGACGTCCACGCCAGCGGCCAACACCTCCCTACCGGCGGATATCACCATCGAGACGGCTGTGGCGACAGTGGTCATCATTCTCGGCCTCATACTGGGTGCCCCAAACCTCCGACCGATCCAGTGGCGCGTATGGGCTGGCAAGATTGAGAGGGAGGGCGAGGCAGGATTCTTGACGGGCAGTGGTGAGGTTGAGAAGGACTATGTTGGCAATCCCTTCCGCATTCTCGAGAGTCGGCCAGGCTTTGCCGATGTTCGGAAACAGAGACGCGACTTCACCAACTGGATCAAGGCCGGTAAGAAGACTGGGAGTTCGGCTGCCTCACACTGAAAACGAGACGGCGACCACCTGTGGACGGAGGTGCAACGTATTTATCATAGCCAGCTCGAAGTGCCACTACCAACCTATAGACCTTGATTCGAAGCCATACAAGCGACCTGCTTATCAAACAATCATGAGGTGGGGCGATGTCCATGTAATATACGATGGAAAACTCGTCGGCTCTAGGGGACCGCTCAGGATAATTGCCTGATCCGGAATTGAGTCTCATGTGTCTATCTCTATGATCCTTTGCGTTGGGCACGGTTTTGACACGCATCCCACTTGAATGGGCAGCATCATGCCATTCATATGGAAGAAAGGGACTTGGGGTGCCAAGAAAACTATACGTTGAACTGCGTCTTCAGTCTGAATCCGGAAGTAGAGTGGTTGAAGGTGTTGTAAGACGGTAATAATACTGGTTGGTCCTTGTGTACCTGATCCGAGCATAAAGCTGTGTCTGATTGAGATACTATAGGCTCGAGTTTTCGATATCGCCGGGTGATACTTTATGAACTCTTGTTTGCTATCGGCGGACCTCTTTTCGAATTGGCCTTTTACGGTTGTTTCTCTGCTTCTCATTTCGACGCGGCAGCTGCGTTGGCCGAGTCAGGTAGGCACTTTCTATGGACATCAATATTATCCTGTCAACTCTACCGGCAGGAACCTCCACCACTTGTGCCTGCTGTCTTCAACCCTTCAACTCCTGCCTTCAATCACCAATCCACCCCATCTCGTCTTGTTCTGGGCAATTCATTTTTGCTTGTGTAGGGCTCATAATCACCTCGTTCCTTCGCCACGACACTCTCCCTCATCGTTTAAGACACATTCGCCTATTGGAAGTCAACATGCCAGGACGAGGCAGGACCAACTTTGGTCCTTGGCGTGGTCGACCCCGACCCGGGGGAGGCTCAGGCCGTGGACTGAGGGGCGACTCACGAGGAGGCTCTTGGAGCAGTTCCGAACGCAGTCCAATGGAGGGGCCGAGGGAAACCTCGAGGGCCCCTGCCCGGTCAAGAGCTCGCTCTACTCGTGCATCTCGCGGGTCACGAGACGCTTCTAGTCTCATCGGCCCAACGCCCACTTCGCCCATTTTCTCGACTCCCCACAGTGCCCGTCAGCAGTCAGACGCAATACAAAGGAGTGCAACTTCTAGAGCAGAGCGCATCGAAGGTTTGGAGCATCGACGAAATCCGCTTCACAGAATGAATCGACTGATTCGGCGCAACTACAGGCAATGATGTCTTGCGCCTTGTGCCAGACCACAGCCTACCTCACTATGGGTCTAGGTCCACACCATCGAGCGGGCTCGAAGGTCATCCGTTTATCAGGGGGCGGTCCCTGGCCGAAGCTGATCGGATGAAGCAAGTCATCATAGCTATTTCTGTCGGCGAGATGGGCGTACTTGGCTGCGCCTATTACGACTCCGACGAAGGCCATTTTTTTCTGCTTCAAGATATGCCGTGTACTGAGCCGTTACAGTTTATCGAGACTATCATTGTTCATTGCCAGCCCACGACAGTCTTGCTGCCCTTGAGGATACCGGATGCGGTGCTTCAGTTTCTAGAGCAACACAATAGCACCGTGGATCGAGGTGGGCCGGTCCCTACCAGATTGAAGTGTGACCACTGATCGCATGTTTCTTTTAGACTCCGTTGCAGAACAATACACCATTCGGTTGCTTGGATCGAACGAGTTCAGTCACGCCGCCTCCTTGGACAAGCTCACCGGCCTGTCGATGATCTGCACAGAACACGCCCTCGTTACAAATTCAGACAATCAATTCGCCCATGACGGTATAGAGGGCACCCAGGCAGAATGCCACAATGTCAAAGTTATGCGTCTAGGCACATTCATAGACCTCGACAGCGTCATGTCGGTGAGTTACCGTGCAGTGTGAGCCATATGTGCCTCCAACCCCTAACAGGAGTCAGATTAGAtgtgccggcgccgtcctgAGCGATATCACGCGCTTGGGGGATATTGAACAACCGCCAGGCTTTTCGGAAAATACCTTCATCACCTCCATCCGAATGTTCACCTTGACTGACTTCATGTTTGTCAACGCCGACACGTTATCGTCCCTCCAGGTGTTCCAATCAGAGCTACATCCCAACAGTCTGATGTCGGGTACAGGCATAGCAGCCACCGGGCTGAAAGAGAGCTTGTCCCTTTACGGCATTTTCCATCCACTAGCCGGCACATTCCAGGGAAAGGCAAAGCTCAGGCAGCTATTTCTGCGTCCACTGGTTAATATCGAAGTTATTCAAGAGAGGCATAAGACTATTTCAGTACTTCTACGACCCGGGAACGAGGAAGCTTTTGCCGAGATTTCAAAGACCCTGAGAAAGGTCACGGATATCAAAAAAGCCTTGGTTCAGCTGAAAAGGGGCGCTGAATCTCCTACCAGCACTGCGTCGGTCGAACGCGGCGTGTGGTGGACCTTGACTCGGTTTGCACTATCCATGTTGCGTCTCAGGGATGCCGTCCTTCAGCTACAAGAAGGGCACGATATCGCCGTTTTTAGACAGGTAACCCAAAGTCATGGCTCAATCACCAGGTATCTAACTCACACGCTCGCGCAGATGATCGAAGCTACTCCCGTAGTCATTATCAAGAGTGTTGGAGAACTAGTTGGGACAACTGTCGATTTCGAGGAGACCAAAGCAAGTTCTCGGGTTGCTGTGAGATGGAACGTCAATCCCCAGCTCGACAGGCTCAAACAAACATACCACGGGCTGGATTCTTTATTGAGTGATGTCAGTACGTCGATGTCCCGCAAACTCCCCGAGTGGGCCCAGAAATACGTTACCGGTTGCGTGTTCTGGCCTCAACTGGGTTTCCTCACCGTTGTGCCTTTGCTCCCCAACACTGGCGAGGCAGGTTACGAAGGACAAGGATTAAATGAAGACCGATGGGATAAACGGTTCGTTGCCAACGGAAACGTGTATTACAAGAACAGATGCATGTTGGAACTAGATGATCAATTTGGTGACACATACAGTAGGATTGTCGGTTAGCAGAAAAACTCTGACCATGTCATAAGACCATTGCTGACCTTTCTCTAGATTTGGAAGTCGAAATACTGCACAATCTGGCCTGTCAGGTTCTCAAATATGAATCGACGCTCAGTCGTGCGTCTGAAGCTTGCGGCGAGCTAGATTGCTTAGTAGCACTAGCTAAAGGGGCACTCAACTACGGCTGGACCAACCCAACGATGACAACCGACAACGTTGTGTCAGTTCAAGGAGGGCGCCATCCGCTTCAAGAGTTGACTGTACCAAAATTCATCCCCAATGATTGCCAGCTCGCTGGCGGCTCTGGCGGCGAGGTGGAAGTACGGATGGAAGTACCCGTGAATGAGAATCCGAAAGCCAGTATGCTCGTCGTCACAGGGCCCAACCATTCTGGAAAGAGCGTATATATCAAGCAGGTCGCTCTGATAGTTTACATGGCCCACATAGGCAGCTTTGTGCCTGCGGATAGCGCTACCGTTGGCATCACTGATCAGATCCTGACCCGCATCTCAACGCGAGAAAGTGTGTCACTCGCAGAGAGTTCTTTTGGCACTGACCTGAGGCAGGTTGCATTCCTGCTGAAACACTCCACCCGCCGTACTCTGGTTGCAATCGACGAATTCGGAAAAGGAACAGCAACCGACGATGGATCCGGACTCATGACCGCCCTTATTGATCATTTCACCGCTCTTGGCTCACAGACACCAAGGGTCCTCATCACAACACACTGTCACGAGATATTTGAGGACGGTTATCTGGGGGATAGGTCAGGGCTGTTTCTCGCACACATGGACGTTCGCCTTGACCTCGAGACAAAGCACACCGAGGACCAGGTGGTCGCTATGTACTGCTTGGTTCCCGGAAGAAGCATGTCGAGTTTTGGAAGTCGGTGTGCAGCACTGAATGGGGTAAACACCGCGGTTGTGGAGCGAGCTGAAGCAATTGTGCTTCTCCTGGCTCGCAATGAGGACCTCGGAGTGGCATGTGCCAAATTGGATGCTGAAGCCGAGGCCCGGCTCAAAGGGTCTGAGAATGTTGCCCGCAAGTTTCTTCAACTCTCTCTGGAAAACACTAGAACGACCCGGCCGCAGCATGGAGCGGTTACTGGCGAGGAGCCTGTACGAAATTTGCTTCAGAGGCTCTTGAAAGTCAATATTGCCGTCTGAGCATGGGAGGTGGCGGCTTATAGTTGGCGGCAGTGTATTAATATGGACGACGACCTACTCATATGGGGATATTTGTGTTGTGAAGAAGCTAGAACGGCACACTGTTAACAGTTTCAAGTCAAGCACCGGGTAGTAGGTACGTGTGATAAAGATACATCCCACCGTAACTTAGGACATAGTCGCATGTGTGTATCGAATATCAGATTAAGACATGTCATGTGTGACAACCACAGCCCACGGATAGTAAGCACGTCGTCATCTTTAGTAAACATTACATTGAATAACAGAGGAAAATAGATAATGTACCCGGCATCTAGCCACTGGTTAGTTATGCCGACCGACCCCCTGTCCCTCTTGGAGTTTGGCGCTGACGGGCATAGCCGCTGTGAACCAACGGAAGGTAACCTTCTCAGCTCTTAGCCCTGACAGGCTGTGACAGCGAATGGAACCAGACAGAGAGTGGGGGGCTTACTCAAGGTAACTAGCTAGCTGCATCATCCAGCCTGCCGCAAGATATCTAATTATAAGATGTGACGGTGGCTGCCTATCCAATACCAACCTACCTGttacaacaacaacgacgacaacagcaacaacaatcTGCCGCTCGCGCGCGTGAACGTTTCGCAGTCCACACGTGCCTAATTTCTGGTCGCAGACTCGAACTCATGGCGTCAAAGTTAACCGACAGTCTGCGGGATAAATTCCGGGATCTCGACAACAATGATGTCTACACTAGCGTCAAGGCCCAGGCAGCCAGTGATCAGGCTCGCAACTTTGTCGTTGAATTCAATCACGATGAGGCTAAAATTGCTTCCGGCCTAAGCTCTGACGAGTTTGGAGTGCTCCTCGGTCAGAAGTCCCCCGATGGTATGGTACGTTGGATCAACATTTGGTCTCCGAGCAAGCAAACCTCGGTGGTAAAGCAGATCGGCAACCGCTATGGATTCTCTCCAAGGCTACAGGCCCTAATGGTGGCTCCTAATCTAGCATCTGTGTTGGAGGTAGACAATAAACAAGACTCTAAGCAGGGCGATATCGAATCGGTGTTGATGCATGACGAGCCCAAGGCACAGCCGTCAACTCACACAACAGAGCAGAGCCTAGAAGATATCGAAATCTACCAGTTGGTCAAAGAGACGGTCAACTATACGTCGATAGACCAGGGCAAGGAGTGTGAGTACGAACAGGGATTATGTCTCACGCAACCGTCTAATGTGTGGCAGTTCTTTGCATCGGCGCCAACTGGCTGCACCGTCGACCCTCAGTTGGTGATGCCGAAAAAGCTCAGAGAGTGTTGCCGCCCTGGCACTGGTCTTGGCTTACTCTCTGCTCTGACTGTACGTCGTCAATGAAACCCCATATCTGTTCTTGCTGGCGGCACTAGCAAAAAGCTAAACGCTGCCTCAGCCGTTGTTATATCGTTCCACGAGACACCGCCGACGGAACAGCCTGGAAGGGAAGACTGGGCCAGAGATGAACTACAAAGCATGAGATCCAACACCCTGAGTGTTTTATGCCAGCTCTCGAAGCACGGCATAGCGGACTTCACCGACAGACTCGTCTCGTTCAAACGAGTTAGGCAAGCGCTGAGTGTCACGGAGCCCAGAGCCAAGGTCGCATGTGAAGGCTCAAGCAATCTGTTCTATTATTTGTTCGAGGATTATTCAGCAGCCATGCCTGTGTTGAAAACCTCCAAGCTCCAGCTCGAACACTTGGTAAGTAGGAACTAAACATCTTGGAGTACCCGCTAATGAGTTACTGCGTGGCCCAACAGAGCGACCAGATTTTTGGAAGTAGGGTAAGGGAAGGAGACATTCAGTTGCCGGATTTATGCCAAGTAAACGCATGAGTCAATGCTGATATCTATCTCTACAGGGCCGAAGAACAAAAGTTGGGACAGAAGATGTCATTAGGTCTCTCCACACGTTGAGAAAGGAACTTCGCCAACTTCACCATCTTTTTGAGAGCTACAGAAACCTCATCCGACGTATCTGTTGGCCGCGATCCGCTGATGCATTTCGAGACGGTCAGCATGGTTACTTCGAGCCATCAGAAAACGTGTCCGGCGAGGTCAACATATCCCCATCGGCTAGGAGCCGCTTCGAACGCCTCGGAGACAGACTGCAACTGTTGATGCTGAACACGATTCAAGAACGCTTGGAAGAGCAAAAGGCCTTGTCTGATACGGTAAGCTGCCGCGGAAACGATACAACGTGCCGTTTTCAATGTTTGCTGAGGGTACCCACCACGTTACAGTACTTCAGCCTCACGGCCCAGAAGGACTCGCAAGCCACTGCTCGCCTGAGCAGGAGCGCAACCCTCCTTGCCAAACTGagcgtcttcttcctccccatTACCTTCATGACCAGTTACTTCTCCGTGGAAATACCCGATCTGGTGGAGCATTACACGCCCAAGATGTATTGGATCTGTTTCGCTATCATCGCCGGCCTTTCTTTCGtcagcctcttcttcttcggccgAATGCTGGAGACCGTTAGCGACACCCTTGAAGGCTGGGCTGATTCAGTCTCGGGAAGGGCAAGAGGCCTCACCGGCTCGAATGTACATCATGATAGAGACGAGCAATAAGATGTCCATAAGCCGGCATGCATGCGACAGCTCCACGGGGATATTCGCCTGCGCTGCCACACCACACCCCGTCGATGCCGCGTAGAGTAAACCAAATCG
This sequence is a window from Colletotrichum higginsianum IMI 349063 chromosome 8, whole genome shotgun sequence. Protein-coding genes within it:
- a CDS encoding HMG box protein, producing MEHNGPPSPAPSNDDIHPNGLHHLIRPIGTTSYPREHLHPNDMGGLQTPSRYGTPVPQQDMPYGHHTPYSHRANDGQMSYHHGYDTGAGSMYGPMSGELSHQPYSTPDTSPPTPSRASDVLTTRSGLNIHKGSSTIKPLAARATRVEKSTPRKKKERAKSSKKIDGVTKPLSELAKEQPHIPVADIGAYVQRSAEVRMKEVEESKTPGRIKRPMNAFMLYRKAYQNLAKGLCTQNNHQVVSQVCGSGWPLEPEHVRDQFNDWAKEERANHQKAHPGYKFTPSKPRPKAREEDESDQGDLDDMEWGRSRAGSRGRQLRKPAHGRNEAPASIFHNYPPLQTSPMGLGVQTQSMYHYSNPGKPLPAPYSQTGLGGGQYYQQSVHQRQDATGFVEDVLIRKTPSPAMGYAAPSMDNRYDGMGQYGPMSHHDGLEPMIDPGLMGHGGQPYGDPYGDPMLEPRWTNPLGFGDGRQDLLDGLSGYDDNLMHDPQLQILRGQESSWRVEELEGSHFNNWIDPE
- a CDS encoding Transmembrane protein 32, with protein sequence MTWISRSITAIGLLLLGHACYSAQEHSALQSFRAASPLATSTPAANTSLPADITIETAVATVVIILGLILGAPNLRPIQWRVWAGKIEREGEAGFLTGSGEVEKDYVGNPFRILESRPGFADVRKQRRDFTNWIKAGKKTGSSAASH
- a CDS encoding MutS domain V, with product MPGRGRTNFGPWRGRPRPGGGSGRGLRGDSRGGSWSSSERSPMEGPRETSRAPARSRARSTRASRGSRDASSLIGPTPTSPIFSTPHSARQQSDAIQRSATSRAERIEGNDVLRLVPDHSLPHYGSRSTPSSGLEGHPFIRGRSLAEADRMKQVIIAISVGEMGVLGCAYYDSDEGHFFLLQDMPCTEPLQFIETIIVHCQPTTVLLPLRIPDAVLQFLEQHNSTVDRDSVAEQYTIRLLGSNEFSHAASLDKLTGLSMICTEHALVTNSDNQFAHDGIEGTQAECHNVKVMRLGTFIDLDSVMSIRCAGAVLSDITRLGDIEQPPGFSENTFITSIRMFTLTDFMFVNADTLSSLQVFQSELHPNSLMSGTGIAATGLKESLSLYGIFHPLAGTFQGKAKLRQLFLRPLVNIEVIQERHKTISVLLRPGNEEAFAEISKTLRKVTDIKKALVQLKRGAESPTSTASVERGVWWTLTRFALSMLRLRDAVLQLQEGHDIAVFRQMIEATPVVIIKSVGELVGTTVDFEETKASSRVAVRWNVNPQLDRLKQTYHGLDSLLSDVSTSMSRKLPEWAQKYVTGCVFWPQLGFLTVVPLLPNTGEAGYEGQGLNEDRWDKRFVANGNVYYKNRCMLELDDQFGDTYSRIVDLEVEILHNLACQVLKYESTLSRASEACGELDCLVALAKGALNYGWTNPTMTTDNVVSVQGGRHPLQELTVPKFIPNDCQLAGGSGGEVEVRMEVPVNENPKASMLVVTGPNHSGKSVYIKQVALIVYMAHIGSFVPADSATVGITDQILTRISTRESVSLAESSFGTDLRQVAFLLKHSTRRTLVAIDEFGKGTATDDGSGLMTALIDHFTALGSQTPRVLITTHCHEIFEDGYLGDRSGLFLAHMDVRLDLETKHTEDQVVAMYCLVPGRSMSSFGSRCAALNGVNTAVVERAEAIVLLLARNEDLGVACAKLDAEAEARLKGSENVARKFLQLSLENTRTTRPQHGAVTGEEPVRNLLQRLLKVNIAV
- a CDS encoding MutS domain V — its product is MASKLTDSLRDKFRDLDNNDVYTSVKAQAASDQARNFVVEFNHDEAKIASGLSSDEFGVLLGQKSPDGMVRWINIWSPSKQTSVVKQIGNRYGFSPRLQALMVAPNLASVLEVDNKQDSKQGDIESVLMHDEPKAQPSTHTTEQSLEDIEIYQLVKETVNYTSIDQGKESVVISFHETPPTEQPGREDWARDELQSMRSNTLSVLCQLSKHGIADFTDRLVSFKRVRQALSVTEPRAKVACEGSSNLFYYLFEDYSAAMPVLKTSKLQLEHLGRRTKVGTEDVIRSLHTLRKELRQLHHLFESYRNLIRRICWPRSADAFRDGQHGYFEPSENVSGEVNISPSARSRFERLGDRLQLLMLNTIQERLEEQKALSDTYFSLTAQKDSQATARLSRSATLLAKLSVFFLPITFMTSYFSVEIPDLVEHYTPKMYWICFAIIAGLSFVSLFFFGRMLETVSDTLEGWADSVSGRARGLTGSNVHHDRDEQ